One region of Syntrophobacterales bacterium genomic DNA includes:
- a CDS encoding TRC40/GET3/ArsA family transport-energizing ATPase, whose protein sequence is MIRDLIIPTKNTVKFVFFSGKGGVGKSTMSCAAAVWLANAGYKTLLVTTDPAPNLADIFGQQIGHHVTPIRNLKNLHAIEIDPDKASEEYRERIVAPLRELLDEKNMNVVREQLKSPCVEEVAAFDKFIEFMDDPDYEVVVFDTAPTGHTIRLLELPSGWTETLNENAATCIGPGASLQGAKAKYEKAISYLQDRNRTSFVFVLKPENSSILETKRSGAELSKLGIATTFLIVNGLLPEEACTDDFFRKKKQEEGRIVARIESEFAGLEKVYYPLRDGEVAGIEMLQALGRFVYEEKAEQPKPAQAESAVFAADGTQAYREENCHDLLRPVNGQRFIFFTGKGGVGKSTIASATALFMADQGYKTLIVTTDPASHLHDIFGQEVNHAPARISGVDNLYAARIDQRQALEEYKARILEAIKEQGEETQKSVAEDLNSPCAEEMAAFEKFMSYFESNGYDVTVFDTAPTGHTLRLLELPTDWKGFIDLGTLTKQTSEATQNKYADVIEKMRNPDKSAFVFVMYPEYTPIVEAWRASEDLKKQVGIETALVAVNYILPRDAGNNAFFDRRRKQQEKYLAEIAERFHKPLLFAPLLDCEPKGKETLRELGKELCGAH, encoded by the coding sequence ATGATTAGGGATTTGATCATACCCACTAAAAATACGGTAAAGTTTGTTTTTTTCAGCGGCAAGGGCGGGGTCGGCAAAAGCACGATGAGTTGCGCTGCGGCGGTCTGGCTGGCCAATGCCGGATACAAGACGCTGCTTGTCACGACCGATCCGGCGCCGAATCTGGCGGACATCTTTGGTCAGCAGATCGGCCATCATGTCACGCCGATCCGGAATCTGAAGAATCTCCATGCCATCGAGATCGATCCCGACAAGGCGTCGGAGGAATACCGGGAGAGGATCGTGGCCCCCCTGCGGGAGCTTCTGGATGAGAAAAACATGAATGTCGTCAGGGAGCAGTTGAAGAGCCCCTGCGTGGAGGAAGTAGCGGCCTTCGACAAGTTCATCGAATTCATGGACGATCCCGACTATGAAGTGGTCGTGTTCGACACGGCGCCGACGGGGCACACCATCCGCCTTCTGGAGCTTCCAAGCGGCTGGACAGAGACCCTGAACGAAAACGCCGCCACCTGCATCGGACCGGGGGCATCCCTCCAGGGCGCGAAGGCGAAATACGAGAAGGCGATCTCGTACCTCCAGGACCGTAACCGCACCTCCTTCGTTTTTGTCCTGAAACCGGAGAACTCGTCCATTCTCGAGACGAAGCGAAGCGGGGCGGAGTTATCCAAACTGGGCATTGCCACCACTTTCCTCATCGTAAACGGGCTTTTGCCCGAAGAGGCCTGCACCGATGACTTCTTCCGGAAGAAAAAGCAGGAAGAGGGGCGAATTGTAGCGCGCATCGAATCCGAGTTCGCCGGTCTGGAGAAGGTCTATTATCCCCTGCGGGATGGGGAGGTCGCGGGGATAGAGATGCTCCAGGCCTTAGGTCGCTTCGTCTATGAGGAGAAAGCAGAGCAGCCCAAACCGGCCCAAGCCGAATCAGCGGTTTTTGCCGCCGACGGCACGCAGGCGTACCGGGAAGAAAACTGCCATGACCTCCTGCGGCCCGTCAACGGACAGCGTTTCATCTTCTTCACGGGAAAGGGCGGCGTGGGCAAGAGCACCATCGCCAGCGCCACCGCCCTGTTCATGGCGGATCAGGGATACAAGACCCTCATCGTCACCACCGATCCGGCGTCCCATCTCCACGACATCTTCGGCCAGGAGGTCAACCATGCGCCCGCAAGGATCTCAGGCGTGGACAACCTCTATGCGGCGCGGATCGATCAGCGCCAAGCCCTGGAGGAGTACAAGGCGCGGATTCTGGAAGCCATCAAGGAGCAGGGCGAGGAAACGCAGAAATCCGTGGCGGAGGATCTGAACTCGCCCTGCGCCGAGGAGATGGCCGCTTTCGAGAAATTCATGAGCTATTTTGAGAGCAACGGATACGACGTCACCGTCTTCGATACGGCGCCTACCGGTCACACATTGCGCCTGCTGGAATTACCGACCGACTGGAAAGGGTTTATCGATCTGGGCACCCTGACCAAGCAGACATCCGAGGCCACGCAGAACAAATACGCCGACGTGATCGAAAAGATGCGCAATCCGGACAAGAGCGCCTTCGTTTTCGTCATGTATCCCGAATACACCCCGATTGTCGAGGCATGGCGGGCCTCCGAGGACCTGAAGAAGCAGGTGGGCATCGAAACGGCGCTGGTCGCCGTCAATTACATTTTACCCCGGGATGCGGGGAACAACGCCTTCTTCGACCGGCGGCGGAAACAGCAGGAAAAGTACCTGGCGGAAATCGCAGAGCGTTTCCACAAGCCGCTGCTCTTCGCGCCCCTGCTCGATTGCGAACCGAAGGGGAAGGAAACGCTCCGAGAACTGGGCAAGGAGCTGTGCGGCGCTCACTGA
- a CDS encoding molybdopterin-dependent oxidoreductase: MKVVEFILYFGTGFVDANFGPPAMCPKVTENVSAGKLKVAVVDPRMSKSASRALKWLPVKPTTDAALALAMIQWIIANKRYDATYLAAANKAAAKAVK; encoded by the coding sequence ATGAAAGTTGTTGAATTCATTCTTTATTTTGGCACCGGCTTTGTCGATGCGAACTTCGGTCCTCCCGCAATGTGCCCCAAAGTTACAGAAAACGTATCTGCCGGCAAGTTGAAGGTTGCCGTTGTTGACCCGCGCATGAGCAAATCAGCTTCACGCGCATTGAAATGGCTGCCGGTAAAACCGACTACTGACGCAGCGCTGGCCCTTGCCATGATTCAATGGATCATTGCCAACAAGCGCTATGACGCCACATACCTTGCCGCCGCAAACAAAGCAGCAGCCAAAGCGGTCAAGTAA
- a CDS encoding cation diffusion facilitator family transporter gives MGHDHEHEHDHDHGHSHQTPASLKNLIFAILINGGIVAFEMVFGLLIQSMALISDAVHNLSDIAHMLFSYWAEKVARRPPNERKTYGYRKIEFIAAFVNSIGLSVVIAFVFWETIKRFTTPAEVQGQVMLWVAVVAFVGNGAATLLLQKMSSRNINMKSAWLHSLQDALFSLAVIVGALLIMAFGWRFVDPLLSLTICIFIAREIYKIVCQAVNSLMDSVPQGIDFLEVKNDLLAIPAVVEVNDLHIWASGSEKKLLSAHIKSGDAAPDHEAIIRAVQEMLVHKYGINHATLQILPITAGEMAHCDHCN, from the coding sequence ATGGGACACGACCACGAACACGAACATGACCACGACCACGGCCACAGCCATCAAACGCCGGCCTCGCTGAAAAACCTGATCTTCGCCATCCTGATCAACGGCGGGATCGTTGCCTTCGAGATGGTCTTCGGCCTGCTGATCCAGAGCATGGCCCTGATCTCGGACGCCGTCCACAACCTGAGCGATATCGCCCACATGCTCTTCAGTTATTGGGCGGAGAAGGTGGCCCGTCGTCCCCCCAACGAAAGAAAAACCTACGGCTACCGGAAGATCGAGTTTATCGCCGCCTTCGTCAACAGCATCGGTCTGTCCGTTGTGATCGCCTTCGTCTTCTGGGAAACCATCAAGCGGTTCACGACGCCCGCGGAGGTTCAAGGTCAGGTGATGCTCTGGGTCGCCGTTGTGGCCTTTGTCGGGAACGGAGCGGCGACGCTGCTGCTGCAGAAGATGTCGTCGCGGAACATCAATATGAAAAGCGCCTGGCTCCATTCTCTACAGGATGCCCTGTTTTCCCTTGCGGTGATCGTGGGCGCGCTCTTGATCATGGCCTTTGGCTGGCGTTTTGTCGATCCGCTCCTCTCGCTGACGATCTGTATCTTTATTGCCCGCGAAATCTACAAGATAGTCTGCCAGGCGGTCAACTCCCTGATGGACTCCGTGCCACAGGGCATTGATTTCCTTGAAGTAAAAAATGACCTGCTGGCTATCCCCGCTGTGGTGGAGGTGAACGATCTCCATATCTGGGCGAGCGGTTCCGAGAAGAAGCTCCTGTCGGCCCATATCAAATCCGGCGACGCGGCTCCGGATCATGAAGCGATCATCCGTGCCGTCCAGGAGATGCTCGTTCATAAATATGGGATCAATCACGCCACGCTCCAGATTCTGCCCATCACGGCGGGGGAGATGGCGCATTGCGATCACTGCAATTGA
- a CDS encoding 4Fe-4S binding protein: MVTNPKDMLKPHLDKRKCPALKEMCKAIEVCLYGAIAHVEDEAEPLGGRIVFDHDKCNGCGFCMTACCGHAIEMR; this comes from the coding sequence ATGGTGACAAACCCGAAAGATATGTTGAAACCCCATCTCGACAAGCGGAAATGTCCCGCCCTCAAGGAGATGTGCAAGGCTATTGAGGTCTGTCTCTACGGGGCGATTGCACACGTCGAGGACGAGGCGGAGCCGCTTGGAGGCCGGATAGTTTTCGACCATGACAAGTGCAATGGCTGCGGCTTCTGTATGACGGCTTGCTGCGGCCATGCCATTGAAATGCGCTGA